The Microbacterium sulfonylureivorans region ACCGGTCGGGTGCGAGCGCGGAGTTCCCTGCGCGGTTCCAGCTCGTGCTCGCGACCAATCCCTGCCCGTGCGGCGACTACGGCATCCGCGGCGGCACGTGCACGTGCCCGCCGGCGGCGATCCGCCGGTACCTCGGCCGCCTGTCCGGGCCGCTTCTCGACCGTATCGACATCGAACTGACACTCGCTCGGGTGTCGGTCGCGCAGCGTGAGACAGGGCGGCCCGCCATCACCTCGGAGGTCGCGCGGCGGCGGGTGGTCGAAGCGCGGGAGCGCACGGCGCGGCGCCTTGCAGGCACCCACTGGCGCCTCAACGCCGAAGTGCCGGGGGCGTGGCTGCGTGAAGGACCGCGCGCCCCGACGGCGGTCGTCCGCCGTCCGCTCGACGCCGCTCTCCATCGCGGCGCTCTGACGCTGCGCGGGTACGACCGCGTGCTGCGGGTCGCGTGGTCGCTCGCAGATCTCGACGAGAGCCCGCAGCTCGACATCGACCACATCGGTCGTGCGCTGTACCTGAAGAAAGGACTCGCCCTGTGACCGTCTTCGACCTCTCGCCGTCGACTGCCCGCCGCGCCCTGGGTGACCTGCTCGCCCCAGAAGCCTCCGACGCTGTGGCCGTGGAGCGGTACGCCACCGTCGTCTGGTGCCACCTCGTCGAACCGGGCGACTCCGTCGCCGGTCGCCTCGTCGCCGAGCGGGGCGCGACGGGCGCGCTGCGGGCGGTCCTGGCGGGCGACGCCGGAGGCGTGGTCGGCGGGGGAGAGTTCTCCGCGGCACGAAGGAGATGGATGCCTCGGCTCTCGGCCGACGCCGTGACCGATGGGCTGCGCGGAGCGGCGAAGGCCCGAGCAGTGCTTGTGGCGAGAGGCGATGCCGAGTGGCCCGCACAGCTCGACGACCTCGGGGCGCACGCGCCGATCTGCCTCTGGGTGCGGGGCGACCCCTCGCACCTGACGAGGCTGGCACCGTCGGTGGCGATCGTGGGCGCACGCGCCGCGACCTCCTATGGCGACCACGTCGCCCTCGAGCTCGCCGCAGACCTCGCGGCGAGCGGCATCCCGGTGGTGTCGGGCGGTGCATACGGTGTCGACGGCGCCGCGCACCGCGCCGTGCTCGCCGTCGGCGGTCTCACGGTCGCGCTGCTCGCGGGCGGCGTCGACCGTGCCTACCCGGCCGGTCACACCGACCTCATCGAGCGCATCGCCGGCTCCGGCGCGGTGGTGAGCGAGGTTCCGTGCGGCTCGACGCCCACGAAATGGAGGTTCCTGCAGCGCAACAGGCTGATCGCCGCCCTCGCCGACGCCACCGTCGTCGTCGAAGCCGGGTGGCGCAGCGGCTCCCTCAACACCGCCGGGCACGCGGCCGCCCTATCGCGCGGGCTCGGCGCCGTGCCGGGTCCGATCACCTCGGCGGCGTCGGCCGGAACACACCGGCTGCTGCGCGAGTACGACGCGCTCTGCATCACGAGCGCCGCCGACATCCGGGAGATGCTCGGGCTCGGTGCCGGTGATGGTGCGGTGCCGTCCGCCGACGGACGGGCGCGCACCGACGACACGACGCGCGTCCGCGACGCGCTGAGCCCCCGCGCCTGGCGCGACGCGGGCGACGTGGCACGGCGCGCGGGGATGGCCGCGGACGACGTCGAGGCCATCCTCGGTCTGCTCCACCTCGAAGGGGCGGTCACCCGAGGGCCTTCCGGCTGGCGCATGGTGCTCAGCGGCTGAGGCGTCACGCCGCGCCCGTGCCGGACGGTGTGCCGTCCTGCGGAGCGGACCGCGACGCGGCAAGCTGGGCGCATGAGGATCGGACAGGCGGCGCAGGCGTACCTCGCGCACCTGGCCGAAGTGCGACGGATGTCGTCCGCCACGGTGCGGGCGTACCGTTCGGATC contains the following coding sequences:
- the dprA gene encoding DNA-processing protein DprA, whose translation is MTVFDLSPSTARRALGDLLAPEASDAVAVERYATVVWCHLVEPGDSVAGRLVAERGATGALRAVLAGDAGGVVGGGEFSAARRRWMPRLSADAVTDGLRGAAKARAVLVARGDAEWPAQLDDLGAHAPICLWVRGDPSHLTRLAPSVAIVGARAATSYGDHVALELAADLAASGIPVVSGGAYGVDGAAHRAVLAVGGLTVALLAGGVDRAYPAGHTDLIERIAGSGAVVSEVPCGSTPTKWRFLQRNRLIAALADATVVVEAGWRSGSLNTAGHAAALSRGLGAVPGPITSAASAGTHRLLREYDALCITSAADIREMLGLGAGDGAVPSADGRARTDDTTRVRDALSPRAWRDAGDVARRAGMAADDVEAILGLLHLEGAVTRGPSGWRMVLSG